In one Silene latifolia isolate original U9 population chromosome 10, ASM4854445v1, whole genome shotgun sequence genomic region, the following are encoded:
- the LOC141608205 gene encoding uncharacterized protein LOC141608205, with protein MSEPFLQPTTSASEYQQNGGMTTIKGEQKSAHECYTESLKPFKTGSDIPDNVRPELVSFLKNKSTCFDWSHFDMTDIDANIITHKLNIDTFFKPVRQKRRKFAPERNTIIKKEVDKLLDIGMIKEVMYPEWLANVVVVQKKNGRVAALNRFISRSSERCRLFYNLVRKNKSFKWMPEHEIAFQELKTYMATPPLLAKPNKGEPPTVYLSVTETAVSGVLTKEIEG; from the exons ATGTCAGAGCCATTCCTTCAACCTACCACCAGTGCGTCAGAATACCAACAAAATGGGGGAATGACAACCATCAAAGGTGAACAGAAATCTGCCCATGAATGTTACACTGAATCATTAAAACCTTTCAAGACAG gatctgataTCCCTGATAACGTCAGACCAGAACTTGTAAGTTTTCTTAAAAATAAGTCTACATGTTTTGACTGGTCACACTTTGATATGACTGATATAGATGCCAATATAATTACccataaactcaatattgacaCTTTTTTCAAGCCTGTACGGCAGAAAAGGAGGAAATTTGCCCCTGAACGCAACACAATCATTAAAAAAGAGGTGGATAAACTCCTAGACATAGGGATGATcaaggaagtaatgtaccctgagtggctggccaACGTGGTcgtggtacaaaagaagaatg gaagagttgcagccctgaacagattcatatccaggTCATCTGAAAGATGCAGATTATTCTATAACCTCGTCAGGAAGAACAAGTCATTCAAATGGATGCCTGAACATGAAATAGCCTTCCAAGAACTGAAAACTTACATGGCCACTCCACCACTTCTAGCCAAAcctaacaaaggagaacccccGACGGTCTACCTGTCAGTCACCGAgacagcagtaagtggagtcctaaCCAAGGAGATTGAAGGCTAA